One genomic window of Solanum dulcamara chromosome 10, daSolDulc1.2, whole genome shotgun sequence includes the following:
- the LOC129871134 gene encoding proton pump-interactor 1-like, whose translation MESQLARVSAETVSEKKNHPKENQKMNNGAKVNEPIKFGSHGTKEPIKEEGKKVPVVGLRKDAVEDWPEPKQIHSFYIVRYRRFEDQNLKPKFDQTEKELQKMNQARFQLIEKLRARRAERAQLIGQRKSVTAENQEFWTVIEGKRKEMKPLQDALGKLRGPRKDGKEGGSSLCSSEAELDNLIKSLQYRIQHESIPLTEEKKILREIKQLEGTRGEIKEIVALKAQIQDSMGEKETIQKQVKLISGGLDGVHKEHQEVKAKRKILDDQLDANTSQIKSLDEELKEITKKRDTAFERLQELRNQRKEANAPFYKNFALLQKAKLLADKKDVEALKELSVTEVDKFISLWSGKPFRDDYERRILTSLDIRQLSRDGRMRNPDEKHLVLPQAQTVSQPEIVEKTTAKLSKEESVPAQKVNKEKNTNKPKDASSKVTKTKEKNTKKPKDASSKVKETKYIFDIEEEIHGLEMQPKDVKPKKKEPDEAKLKEMKREEEIEKNRQAMERKKKLKEKAAAKAAKKAQKEAEKRKLKEIILIILPFELEKMAKKNAGASVTEEPTEIVAEEEKLEENIETSVAPKLKEPKGKTVKHRPTRAKGTEIPKTILKRKKAINYWLLAAPAALVVPLLLLAFSHLL comes from the exons ATGGAATCTCAGTTAGCTCGTGTTTCAGCTGAAACTGTAAGTGAAAAGAAGAACCATCCGAAGGAAAATCAGAAAATGAATAATGGTGCAAAGGTTAACGAGCCTATTAAATTTGGCTCTCATGGTACTAAAGAACCAATTAaggaggaagggaaaaaagttCCTGTGGTCGGCCTCAGGAAGGATGCAGTTGAGGACTGGCCTGAACCTAAGCAGATCCATTCTTTCTACATTGTTAGATATCGGAGATTTGAAGACCAAAACCTGAAGCCCAAATTTGATCAGACAGAAAAAGAGTTACAAAAAATGAACCAAGCAAGATTTCAGCTTATTGAAAAATTACGGGCCAGGAGG GCAGAACGAGCACAGTTGATAGGCCAAAGGAAATCTGTGACTGCTGAGAATCAGGAGTTTTGGACAGTAATCGAAGGGAAGAGAAAGGAAATGAAACCTCTGCAGGATGCTTTGGGAAAGCTCCGTGGTCCTAGGAAAGATGGGAAAGAGGGGGGTTCTAGTCTGTGTTCATCTGAGGCGGAGCTTGATAATCTT ATTAAGAGTCTGCAGTACCGCATTCAGCATGAAAGCATTCCTCTGACTGAAGAGAAGAAAATTCTAAGAGAAATTAAACAACTTGAAGGAACAAGGGGAGAGATAAAAGAAATTGTGGCTCTAAAGGCACAGATTCAGGATTCAATGGGTGAAAAAGAAACAATCCAAAAGCAGGTCAAG CTTATAAGTGGTGGACTTGACGGGGTTCATAAGGAGCATCAAGAAGTTAAGGCCAAGCGGAAGATACTAGATGATCAGCTTGATGCCAATACCAGCCAGATTAAATCTTTGGATGAGGAATTGAAGGAAATAACAAAGAAGAGGGAcacagcttttgaacgtcttCAGGAATTGAGAAATCAACGTAAAGAAGCG AACGCACCTTTCTACAAAAACTTTGCACTGTTACAAAAGGCAAAATTGCTAGCAGACAAGAAGGATGTTGAAGCCCTTAAAGAACTCTCAGTTACTGAG GTCGATAAATTCATCTCCCTGTGGAGTGGTAAGCCCTTTAGGGATGACTATGAGAGGAGAATTTTGACATCACTTGATATTAGGCAGTTGAGCAGGGATGGCAGGATGAGGAACCCTGATGAGAAGCACCTTGTGTTACCACAGGCGCAGACTGTTTCACAGCCTGAGATTGTTGAGAAAACTACTGCAAAACTATCAAAGGAAGAATCAGTGCCTGCTCAGAAAGTAAACAAAGAGAAGAACACCAATAAGCCGAAAGATGCAAGTAGCAAAGTTACGAAAACTAAAGAGAAGAACACCAAGAAGCCGAAAGATGCAAGTAGCAAAGTTAAGGAAACTAAGTACATCTTTGATATTGAAGAGGAGATCCATGGTTTAGAAATGCAACCCAAGGATgtgaaaccaaaaaaaaaggaacCTGATGAGGCAAAATTGAAGGAAATGAAGAGAGAGGAGGAGATTGAAAAAAATCGGCAGGCaatggagaggaagaagaagttgaaagagaaaGCAGCTGCCAAAGCAGCAAAAAAAGCTCAGAAAGAAGCTGAAAAGAGGAAACTCAAGGAAATTATTCTTATCATTCTACCATTT GAACTTGAGAAGATGGCGAAGAAGAATGCTGGAGCTTCTGTTACTGAGGAACCAACTGAAATAGTTgctgaagaagagaagttggaGGAAAACATTGAAACATCAGTTGCACCTAAGCTCAAGGAGCCAAAAGGGAAAACTGTCAAGCATCGACCAACACGTGCAAAAGGCACAGAAATTCCTAAAACTATACTAAAGCGCAAAAAGGCAATTAACTATTGGCTATTGGCTGCTCCTGCTGCGCTTGTAGTTCCGCTACTTCTTCTAGCATTCTCACATCTTCTCTAG